In one Culex quinquefasciatus strain JHB chromosome 2, VPISU_Cqui_1.0_pri_paternal, whole genome shotgun sequence genomic region, the following are encoded:
- the LOC6046954 gene encoding NADH dehydrogenase [ubiquinone] 1 beta subcomplex subunit 3: protein MGGHGHGHGPPYKVPDASIYKVADSPELVEVERALARRGLKDPWLRNEVWRYNPTHFSTHRSRLINFLFKGFPLGFAAFVATIGVEFALGIDYHGHGHGDHGSGHGDDKHGGHH, encoded by the coding sequence ATGGGCGGACACGGTCACGGCCACGGACCCCCGTACAAGGTTCCGGACGCGTCCATCTACAAGGTGGCCGATTCGCCCGAACTGGTCGAGGTGGAGCGCGCGCTGGCCCGCCGCGGCCTCAAGGACCCGTGGCTACGGAACGAGGTCTGGCGGTACAACCCGACGCACTTTTCGACGCACCGCTCGCGCCTCATCAACTTCCTGTTCAAGGGATTCCCGCTTGGCTTTGCGGCGTTTGTGGCCACGATCGGGGTGGAGTTTGCGCTGGGAATCGACTACCACGGCCACGGGCACGGTGACCACGGCAGCGGCCACGGCGACGACAAGCATGGCGGCCATCATTAG